CAGGAGTTCCCGGGCCGCACCATGCATCAGCCGGAGGTCAGGGTGGGGAATGGGAAGAGCTTATTAAAAATCCTTATTCCTGGCTGGGTGATGTAGCTCCCCTgtagtcaggagttcaagaccagctactcaggaggctgaggcaggagaatcgcttgaacccaggaggcagaggttgcagcgagctgagatcgcgccactgcactccagcctgggcaacaagagcgaaactccgtgctgggattacaggcatgagccaccgcgcctgaaaATAGTGTGTTTTAATGTCTTGTCGGACTAGTTCCCCttttgcagtttttgttttttcattgttttcctggctatttttgcatgtttgtttttccatgtgaactttaacaTCAACTTGTCTAACTTCATCAAAAGGCTATGGTATTCTGATTGGCATTGCATCAAATTTATACTACAATATTCACTGTGGGAAAACAGATGTTAGGTCATCCTATGCTAGAAATGGGAATGCCTTTCCAGTTCTTCAAGTTTATTTTCACTGTGTGTTAAAGTTTTCCTTACATAGATTTTTACATGTATCttcttaagtttattcctaagtcaCTTAATTTTCTGTGTTGCTATTGTAAGAGAGGGGGTTTCTCTATCATTATACTCTCTACCTACTTAATGTTTGGGTATAGGAAggcttgatttttatatattaattttatgtccTATTGCCTTGTTCAATTCTACGTATACTGttatagagatagttttacttcttttttttttttttttttttgagatggagtctcacactgttgcccaggctggagtgcagtggcatgatctcagctcactgcaacctcctcctcccaggttcaagtgatcctcctgcctcagcctcccaagtagctgggactacaagcacatgccaccatgcccagttaatttttgaatttttattagagacagggtttcaccatgttggccaggctggcctccaactcctgacctcaggtgatctgcccgccttggcctcccaaagtgctgggattacaggcatgagccaccatgcccagccagttttacATCTTTACCTATTGTTATGCCTCTACCTGATTTATTTATCATGTTTAATTGCATTGCTAATACCTCTAGGATAATCTTGAATGGTTGCTGGAGATACAGTGGGCATCCTGCTTTGTTCTTGCTCTTGGAGAAATGCCTCTTGAGTTTCCTGATTAAGAGTCTGGTTATAGGACTAATATGAATGAGAGATTATCTGTATATCTAGCCTTCcatctacacacatacatgtaaatatgtatgcatacatatatttatactgaGAATGAGAATATATCTGTCCAAAAGATactttttgggtatttttttctgtttctgtgagttgTGTTACTTTAGATATCTCATGTAAgttgaatcatacagtatttgtctttttgtggttGGTTTAGTTCATGTagtataatgttctcaaggttaatgcatgttgtagcatatgacagaatttcctttctttttaaggctgaataatattctattgtatatatataccatcttttctttatccatttatctgttgttggacacttgggttgctctcacatcttggctattgtaaataatgctgcaatgaatataggTATGCAAATATCTCCAagatcctgttttcaattctttaggATAtgtatccagaagtgggattgtggggtcatatggtaaatctatctttaattttttgaggaacctccatattgtttccATAGCAGCTACACtgttttacaatcccaccaataTGTGCAAGAGTTcccatttcttcacatccttgttaacatttgttattacatatttaaaaaatcaagaatgggTGCTGAATTTTTGGAACTAATCATATGATTCTTTTCCTTAAGTCTATtaagattatatatatgataataaTGAATTTCCTAATATCAAACCAACCTTACATTCCTAGAATAAATTCTACTTGGTCATAGTGAGGCTTGGAGAGTCCAGTCACTGCTCAGGAATCTTGGGCCTGGGCCCAGCTTTTTCTCTGCTTCAGCACATCTGTGCTGTCACTCAGAGTGGCAGGGGATTGGAAGGAGCCTTGGGGTTCCTTTAGCCACCAAGAAAGCAGCAGGTCTTTGTATAGATATGTAGACTGAGCCatgatttataacttttaattatTGATACATATGATAGGTGTTTCtccatttgtattctttttcaatttttaaaaattattatacaataCACATAATATGaagtttaccatcttaaccatttttaagggcacagttcagtggtattaaatacattcataatgttgtgcaaccatcaccagcattcatctccagaactcttttcatcttataaaaccaaaactctatactcattaaataataaccatccattcctccatctcagcatcccctggcaaccaccgttCTACTTTCTGTATGATTTTGACTATAAATATCTCACGTAAGTGCAATCATACAGTATTTTGTTACTGAcatttcattttgcataatgtcctcaaggttcatccatgttgtggcatatttcaaaatgtcctttctttctttctttcttttttttttttttgagacagagcctcactctatcgcccaggctgcagtggcgcgatcttggctcactgcaacctcctcctcctgggttcatgccattctcctgtctcagtctccccagtagctgggactacagggactacaggcacccgccaccacgcccggctaattttttttttttttttttgtatttttaatagagatggggtttcactgtgttagccaggatggtctcgatctcctgacctcatgatccgcccgcctcggcctcccaaagtgctgggattacaggcgtgaaccaccatgcccggcccagaatgTCCTTTCTTTTCGAAGcggagtaatattccattgtatgtatctACCATGTTTTGTTTACTTACTTATCccttgatggatatttgggttgtttccacattttagcCTTGTGAATAATCCTGTTATGAACGTGGATGTACAAATAattctttgagaccctgctttcaggtattttgggtatatactcagaagtgagattgctggatgatatgattttggttttaattttctgaggaaacGCCATGCTGTTTCCCATCATGGCGGTACcatttgcattcctaccaacagcacacaagggttccagtttctccacatcctcgccaattccctaatgattagtgatgttgagcatcttttcaagtactattggccatttgtatatcttctttggaaaaatatctattcaagttctttgcccatttttgaatcagttgtttgtatttttgtatattgttggGTGTCAGGAGTTCTCTCTATAGTCTGAGTATCATTCCCTTATCAGATAAacaatttgcaaatgttttttcccATCCTGGGTGGGGTacctttttattctgttgacaCTGTCTTTTGATgcgcaaaattttaaaatttgcatacagtccaatttgtctgttttttctttggtGGCCTGTGCCTTTGGTATCAAACCCAAGAAATAATttccaaatccaatgtcatgaagtttCTGCtctatgtttttctctaaacgtttttatagttttaggtattacatttaggtctttggtccattgtgagttaatttttgtttatggtgttgGATAAGGCTCTAACTTTATTCTTTCGCATATGATATCCTGTTTTCCTAGTACCATTTGTTAACCTATTAAaattcttgtgctggttttttGCAAATGTTAGGTGTGGTCTGCCCAGGAATGTATATTACAGTGCCAAGATACCTCAGCCCCTGAATAATGTATCTTCACCCTTGAATAAAAAATGCCCCTGAATAATTTACCTTCACCCCTGAATAATCATtgtttaagtaaaattaaatgatatgcTTGAGGAATAGAAAGCCTACTATCTAGCTTGATCTTTTGATTTCTAAAACTGTTTCTTCAGTCAATTGCTTTAACATAATTTTActttcaaatctttatttttccttcaggaGAAGCCAGgacaacattttttcttttattttctttcttttcttttcttttcttttctttttctttgagatggaatctcactctgtcatccaggctggagtgcggtggcgcaatcttggctcattgcaacctccacctcccaaattcaagcaattctcctgtctcagcctcctgagtagctgggactacaggcacgcaccaccatgcccggcagtcTTGCCTAGCAAGACAGGTTTAGCAGGGTAGTTCTGGCTCAGAGTCCcccatgaggttgcagtcaagatTCTTCCAGATTCATTCTCTCACTCAAGACCTAACTACTGATCTGTCCTACCCAGTGGGAAGCACTGTGCTGGAAGCTAGAGAGCTCAGTGAGGCATTCTTGTCCTCCAAGAGCTCACAGCTCTTAGGAGAGTCAATCTAATCGGTAAATAACTATTAGATATAAACATGCTAACATTGAAGGTCTTTAAAAAGTGCTTACGTTGTAATCGCACGGAGTTCTGGGAGAACAAGAGGCTGATCTCCTTGATAGGGTTTTTCCAAGTAGGAAGAGTGAGGGAAGAAGAGGGCTGAGAAGAACTGTAGGCAGTGACAAAGCTCACGTCTGCCAGCTGAGGGGGCTGATCAGATCCATCTTCAGAGGGTGGGAGCTGCTCTCAGGCTACTCTGCAGGGACAGTAAATTCCAGACCACACTGTCTGCACCTCCTCCTTGGCAGTAGTgaccattcaaaaaaaaaagaaaaaaaggctgggtgtggtggctcacgcctgtaatcccagcacttgggaggccgaggcaggtggatcacctgaggtcaggagttcgagattagcctggccaacatggtgaaacctcatctctactaaaaatacaaatattagctgggtgtgctggcgtatccctgtaatcccagctacttgggaggctgaggcaggaaaattgcttgaacccaggaggtggaggttgcggtgagccgagatggggccactacactccagcctgggggacagagactccgtctcaaaaacaaaaaacaaaaaacaaaaaaaccaatggTCGAAAACATCTCGATaggaggaggagtggggaaaTGACCATTCTGGGAAGTGAAGTGTCTTTTAAAAGGTGTGCCCAGGTCTGTGGACAGCAGCTGTAGCTACTGATGATCATAGGTCCACTGAATGGAACATAGCATCAGTCCTAGCAATAACATGCTATTAACATGTAATCAAAGGCTCACGTCAATGTTAGAGTCTCCAAAACATAGAGAATCATGAAGATGAAAGACTTCAACTTTTTCTTGAGCACAAAGTCAGAGTTTCTTGGTTCTGCACTCCTTTAAGAAGGTTTTTACCAAGCCCAGCACATGCTTGATTGGCAGCTTGGGTTGAGCCTACACCATGGAAGGACGGGAGAATTGCTCTTGTAATGGGTGGCTGCTCCTGTCATAGTTAGTAGTTCTAAAGTTGGAAAGAAATCTGGAAATGAAACTGTGTTGGTCAAAAATTTGATAATTGTGCTTATTTTTTCCCACAAAAAAATAATCCAAGAAATGATCAAACACAAACCATCAAACATAAAAGACGCCTTCAGATTCTTCAAAGAACCTTAGGTAAATGAAAACTTACGTCCATACTGACGATAAGAATAGGCAGTGGCTCTTGCCTCTGGtagagaaagagagtgaaaatGTGTTCCCGTGTCAGGTCTACCATTGCTGCAGCTCTGTGGAAGACCAAGCCAAGCGCGCCCCCTGGTGGATAACTCCATGCTCGCCAGGGCTTTCTGTCTGTGGCTATTAATCTGAGTCGGATTTGACATGTTGCATTTCAAAAGTCAAGTTAATTATCAGTCTTATTAAATTGggagttttctctcttttctaagcCAAGTTGAATAAGGaacaaatttctctcttttttccaggAATACCTAGAACTTCATGAGACTGTTATCAGACACCCACATGATGGTCTTAATCATATTGtgataattttctgttattttattttattgtttaattttattattcttttgagacagggtctcgctctgttacctgggctggagtgcagaggtgtgattatagctctctgcagccttgatctcctgagttcaagccatctgcctacctcagcctttctagtagctgggactataggtgtgcgccaccatgcctggctaatttttttttttttatttttagtagagatgaagtcttgctatgttgcccaggctggtcgcaaactcttATTGTGACAGTTCTCTATCTCTCTGTGAACAAGGCCAAGGAAGATTTACCAAACCCATCCAAAGCTGCCCCGCCCCCACTTCCAGCTCTTGGAGGTCTCCCATCTGGAGCTGGGGGCTCCAGCCTGCTTTGAAGTCTTCCGGGGTGTGAGATTCATTACTTCTCATCCTTTCCCATTCCCTCTTTGATAGCTCACCTTCTAAATGCTAAACAGTCCAAACAGATTTCCCTGGAGCGCCTACCCATTGGTTCTAGTTTGTTCCCCAGAGCTTCTCAAAACATCTCTCAGCCTCTTCCCAGGCCATCCTGCATCTGGCAAAGATAGGCAGGCCATGCTGGCCTCCCGATTTTCTCCAAGCTAAACTCAGGCCCTTTGACAGGTCCCATATGCAAACGAGTCAGGCACCAAAGGGCAGAGCTAGGAtgcaaatatttctcattttcgACTGTCTTCTTTCTATTAAACTATTCTGCAATCCCTCTACTGATACCTGAATATTTCAGTGTGGTTAATTTTCCTATCTTGTCCTCGCAACTCAAGAAAATTTTTATAGTACTtcgtgttttaaaaattattttcatgaacATTGTACAATCTGTGAAGTAGGTctcattatctctattttatgcAAGTGGAGAAGTAGGCTGGGGCTTAGAGAGGTTCTCTAAGTGTGGTCCTCTACCCACAGAAGCAGCGTCTTTCAGGATCTGTGAGACATACGCATTCCCAGGCCTACCCCAGACCTatggaatcagaaactctggggtgggGCTTAGGAATCTGTGTTTTCATAAGCCCTCCCAGTGTGATTCAGATGCACGCTCGAGTGTAAGAAATGCTGCCTCAGCTATGGGTGGGTTGCCCAGGAatttgttagattttttaaaaagtaaacaaaaacaataaaacaccaAAACACTGAGGTTCTGTAGGACATTTAGACTTTTCCCCCAAGTCCTCCCTAACTCCTCACTTTGAGTCTAGAAGAAGCTACTTTTATCATAAACGCTGAACTAATCACATGCCATGGTTGTTTGTAGATGAAcacattttatcttttgtagatcACCTTTCAGAGgagaagaattttaaagaatCCTGTCTGTTCGACAGGGATTTAAGAGAGCAGTTAACTACTATAGATAAAGAAACACTTCAAGGAGCAGCTAAACCAGGTGGGAATCTATATGGCCTATAAACTAAGTATGATGCTTAAATACGGACAACTTCTGAATGTGTCTTTTGCCTTTCATGGTATTTTAACTGACATCTTTAATTCACCCGCTAAAGTGAATTAAATCTGCAGTGAATACAACCTGCagttaaaatttatgaattaaacCAACtccagaggccgggcacggtggctcacgcctgtaatcccagcactttaggaggtcaaggtgggcggatcacctgaggccaggagttagagactaccctggccaacatggtaaaaccccgtctctactaaaaatacaaaagaaaaaattagctgggcatggtggcgggtgcctgtaatcgcagctactcgggaggctgaggcagttcaagaatcacttgaacccagtagggggaggctgcagtgagctgagattgcaccattgcactccagcctgggcaacaagagcgagactcaatctaaaaaaataaataaataaataaaaacccaacTCCGGGAATTTCACCACTCTTCCAAAAAGATGCTACTTTTATATTGTTTCTATACAGCCAGGGCTTCACCCTCGCTCATCCCTGAGCCCAGACCTGTTTAGAGTGGGCAGAAGCTCACCCATGCTGGTACCAAGTGCAGTACACCCCTCCACACTGCCACTCCCTGTCAAAATTATACCTGGTTGTCACTTCCTAATGCTTAGAAATTAAATGCTGAATTATTCTAGCAGAGCCTTAGAGCTGCTGGATACGCTGCCTCTTGGCATAGCATAGCTGAAGGTAGGAGGCTGGACATGCCCTGTTTTCTCCCCATCACCCAAGAAGACCCTTGCTCAGCACTCTGCTGTCTACATAACCGGCTGCCCTGGGCAGCTCTCCACACGAAACCAGCCGATACCTGGGATCATACCTCCATGCCTGATTTCCctgatgtctttttcttttttggtcacaTTATAAATGGGGTGACAGAAGCTCTAGGAGACACTAATGTCGGCTGAGATCTCCTTCCTTTGAGATCTAGCTAAGACTGCCGCGTTTTCCCCAGCCTGTGCTCAGTGGTATTCCGTCCACTCTCACAATTTCTGTAAGTCCTCAGAGGGGCTCAGGAGCTCAGGATCATCTGTGGCCTTGTGTTTGCCTCGTGCTGGTGCAGACATGAAATCTCCCAAACCTACACACACGAGGCAGATTGTGTATGCAGTACAACTTTCTGAGGCCAGGGGGCAGAGGAGGGGAAGCAGAGAAGAGGTTATATCACTGCCCTGTGAAAAGCTGCAGAGTGTTCGCCTCCATTGTTCTTAAAATCCTTTGCAGTAGGATTTCTCAACCTCCTCTAGTGCCCCTGCTTCCTCCTACCCATCTGAGCTCTCCTCTGTTCTTCTCTTTACCTCCTACAAATTGTCTGTGGAactttctttctggctgctttgttGCATGCCAGCCCGTATCCTCAGTGTCTCATCTCCACCCCCCAAAATCATCCCATCTTATCGCCAAATAGCAGATGAATGCATATGAATGCATTTCCCCAAACAGCCAGTTCCTTCCCAAGAGGACTTCTGGAACCAGTGGCTAAGATgccaaggttttttgtttttttttttgagatggagtctcactcttttgcccaggctggagtgcagtggtgcgatctcagctcacgctcacggcaacctccgcctcccgggttcacgccattctcctgcctcagcctcccaagtagctgggactacaggcgcccgccaccacgcccggctaattttttttgtatttttagtagagacggggtttcaccgtcttagccaggatggtctcgatctcctgacctcgtgatccgcccgcctcagcctcccaaagtgctgggattacaggcgtgagccaccgcgcccggccgagatgcCAAGGTTTCTATTCTGTTATGAATGGAATGAACAGGTGTCCCTTGCAGGCTTAGTCCTGGTTGTGGGTAGCCCGGTGGGTATCTCTGTTCACTCTGCGCTGTGTCTTCTCATTTAGATGCTCACTTTAGGACTATGCCCTGCGGGCAGCTTCTGCACTTCCTGCAGAGGAACACCATCATCGCCGCCGTCTCAGGGGTGGCCATCCTCATGGCCATCGTGCTGTTGCTGCTTGGGTTGGCCTCATACATCAGGAAGAAACAGCCATCGTGCGTGGTGCTGGCATAACCTTCCTTCCAAGAACCCGCGGGTGTTAGAACTCACGCTGCCCTCAGGGCTTCCTGCTGATCTGGTTTACGAGGAGGGCAGAAGCTGCAAGCCTGGTTGTGCTTCAGCATCCCCTGGCCTGCTCTGTCAAAGCACACAGGACCTGGGCCATGGGTTTTCGGCACAGcctgggtgattctgatgcacagccGGGTTTGGGGATCCCTGGGTGGGCCAGGGTTGCCTCTCAAGGCCACTACGGTTAGGCCAGACCTGTCCCCATATTGAGGGCTCTGGCTGAAAGATTGGTAAATAGGAATAtggatttacaaaagaaaggaaaaatacaaatctaAGAGGGTGAGGAGGGCTGAAGCCACGAAGGAGAGTGAGAGCAGGGCTGATATTCAGCTCCTTCACATTGGCACAGCTGTCCTGCTTGTTAGAATACTGAAAGCCTTCCCCGAGCTTCCCACTGACCTCCTGATCTTCTCCGTGATCCTGCAAATGAAGGATTAGTGCCTGGCACAGCCGTGGCCCTCCAAGGCTCTGCTTCAGTGGTGGTCATTTTGACTGGTCAGTGCCTGTCTACACCCCCGTCTACaccagttgttaaatattttggttAGGCCTCTAGATGAGGGGGCTCAGGCACAGAGGCACTCACCATGAGCAGGCGCTAGGAAGCAAATGGTTTGCACGATGACGTGTATGCATAGCTGCATTTTGAAATTACGTGCTTCTTGCTGCGTCCCCAGGGACATGTATTCCTGACCACAGAAGGAAGAGCAGCTCCCCACAGCCCTTCAGTCCTGCCTGACACTGCACTGAATGCTCAGCTTGCCCCTAGAGCAATGGGGTGGAGGTGTGTGTTGAGGGGAAGTGTCCATCCCCACCCCTACCCACCCTCTGACTCCAGAGGTAGCAGTGTTTGAATTTCCCCACAAGAGTGGCATTGCTTTCTCTCCATGCCAAGGCTCCTGGAACTGGTGACTTATTCAGgccacctcccccaacccccacctccagcatCCTCTTCCTACCAAGGCTCATCCATTGGACCTGCCATTTTCCCTCCATGCCCCTTGAGATGCCAGCAGAAGTGGTCAGAACTGTGGCCCCTCCCATAGGGACCAGTCAAAGTTGTGGGTGGCCTGAGTTAGTTAAGAGAAACTGGGGGGAAGAGAGTATCCCAGAGGCTCTGTGCTGCCCAGAGGCAAAAAGAATTTCACAGATGACAAACCTTACTGATGGGAAGCAGAATCCTCACGCTGGGAAGCGTCAGCCTCCACCACTGCCCAGCGAGTAGACAGCAGGACTCCTGTGCGCTGAGCTGAGCActgtggtttttgttattttgttttagatcTCCTCTGGCAAACACgacatataatatttttataatggatGGAAAGACATGGTGGCacaattctgaagaaaaaaatttcacaaaacttgcaaaaaaacagaaacagttgAAGAGCAGCTCCTGTGTCTAAGCCAGGTCGTGGGGCCGTCAAACCAGGACTTGAAACCACAATGCGAGGACATTCTCCATCTGCGCACCACAGGGAGGCAATTCCATTTCTGCCCGGGAGGTGTATTCTACAAAAACGTCTGCTTCCCATCCCAATTTGAATGGACCAAGAAAAACTGCTTTACCATAGGACACTTGTGGCAATATGGCACCGATGGCTGGCGTCGGTGAACCCGACAGACTATGGATTTATCATTTAATAAAGCATTGATTCATTTTTTCAGTCATTCATTGAACAGATATTAATAGACCACCTCACATGCTGACAATATCAAAATACAATGAGGAAACTAACAGTGACCCAGGCATGCATTCTTCCCCGAGCAAGATCACAGTCCATGGTGTGAGCACAACCATACTAAATAGCTTTTATGGGAGGTGGGAGTACAGAAAGtattatatctgcaaagaaaCTGCTAAGAATTGTGGGAGCGCCCCAGGAGGTGATTTCCTGCTTGCGTGACCAGCACAAAGAAATGGGGTAATTGAGAGTGTCATGAAgtggggttatttatttattgagtcggagtcttgctctgtcacccatgctggagtgcagtggcgtgatctcagctcactgcaacctccgcctcccgggttcaagcgattctcctgcctcagcctcccgagtagctgggattataggtgcgtgccaccacacccagctaatttttgtatttttagtagagatggagtttcaccatgttggccaggctgctctcaaactcctgacctcaggtgatccccccgccttggcctctcaaagtgctgggattataggcatgagccaccatgcccggcccatagAAGTTTTCAGTTCATTTATGCACAGTTTAAGCTGAGAATGTGAAAGGCTAAACTCATCCCTTTCTTTCCCCACTTTCTCCAGCAaccagccaatatcatactccTCAGTTTAATTAAAATGTTCTCAGATATCATCAAACACGTGGGCACCCAGAACCTTGCCTTTTATATGTGTTTGATTGAGAGTATCCAATGGTAATATTTTGTATATCTCTATTGCCACATCATGCCATGGAGTACCTAAATGCCCTCTTGGCCACTGGAAATAGATTTAAGATTCTGTTCCTCTCTTCTAGTACCAAAATTTGGATGAGTCAGGGTCCCATGAGAGAAACAGAACTAGTAGGAGGATATATAGAGTAGTaagagatttttttaacttttaatttttgtgggtacatagtaggggtatgtatttatggggtacacgagatattttgatacaggcatgccaTGCATAATAATCACGTGAGGGTGAATGGAGTATCCAAAACCTGGTGCATTTATCCTTcatgttataaacaatccaattatgttcttttagttatttttaaggtGCAATTAAATTACTATTGACTGTGGTCcccctactgtgctatcaaatactaggtcttattcattcttttattttttgtacctattaac
This genomic interval from Homo sapiens chromosome 2 genomic patch of type FIX, GRCh38.p14 PATCHES HG2275_PATCH contains the following:
- the C2orf92 gene encoding uncharacterized protein C2orf92 isoform X4, which produces MSRAMALFFVLCWIQDEIVLQVFSKVPYDPSFDETRTAVRSITKRDTQKSYSQQKSLNNAAFASGSNEREEHLAKIFDEILLQVFPKFPYDPSFNEATAVRSITKTDMRKGTSIAWNSPKPEYFLGSVDKIPDKDEHILSFVDHLSEEKNFKESCLFDRDLREQLTTIDKETLQGAAKPDAHFRTMPCGQLLHFLQRNTIIAAVSGVAILMAIVLLLLGLASYIRKKQPSSPLANTTYNIFIMDGKTWWHNSEEKNFTKLAKKQKQLKSSSCV
- the C2orf92 gene encoding uncharacterized protein C2orf92 isoform X5, with translation MSRAMALFFVLCWIQGYSQQKSLNNAAFASGSNEREEHLAKIFDEILLQVFPKFPYDPSFNEATAVRSITKTDMRKGTSIAWNSPKPEYFLGSVDKIPDKDEHILSFVDHLSEEKNFKESCLFDRDLREQLTTIDKETLQGAAKPDAHFRTMPCGQLLHFLQRNTIIAAVSGVAILMAIVLLLLGLASYIRKKQPSSPLANTTYNIFIMDGKTWWHNSEEKNFTKLAKKQKQLKSSSCV
- the C2orf92 gene encoding uncharacterized protein C2orf92 isoform 2 precursor (isoform 2 precursor is encoded by transcript variant 3), coding for MSRAMALFFVLCWIQGYSQQKSLNNAAFASGSNEREEHLAKIFDEILLQVFPKFPYDPSFNEATAVRSITKTDMRKGTSIAWNSPKPEYFLGSVDKIPDKDHLSEEKNFKESCLFDRDLREQLTTIDKETLQGAAKPDAHFRTMPCGQLLHFLQRNTIIAAVSGVAILMAIVLLLLGLASYIRKKQPSSPLANTTYNIFIMDGKTWWHNSEEKNFTKLAKKQKQLKSSSCV
- the C2orf92 gene encoding uncharacterized protein C2orf92 isoform X6 — translated: MSRAMALFFVLCWIQGYSQQKSLNNAAFASGSNEREEHLAKIFGTSIAWNSPKPEYFLGSVDKIPDKDHLSEEKNFKESCLFDRDLREQLTTIDKETLQGAAKPDAHFRTMPCGQLLHFLQRNTIIAAVSGVAILMAIVLLLLGLASYIRKKQPSSPLANTTYNIFIMDGKTWWHNSEEKNFTKLAKKQKQLKSSSCV